Genomic window (Candidatus Delongbacteria bacterium):
AAGTAATTGACTCTCGAGTTGTTAAAGAGGGCGATGCAATTAGACGAAGAAGGGTATGCTTAACTTGTAATAGCAGATTTACAACATATGAGTATGTTGAAAGAAGTGAGTTGTCAGTGGAAAAATCGGACGGAAGTCTTGAAGATTTTGATATGAACAAGGTTAAGAGAGGGATTAATTTAGCCCTGCGAAAACGTGTAGTCGATATTGACATAGATAAGTTGGTAAGAGAAATATATTATGATCTTGCAGACGAATTTCCAGAAAAAGTATCATCCAGTAAAATTGGTGAGGCTGTAATGAATAAATTGAAAGATATTGATGAAGTTGCCTATGTGCGATTCGCTTCAGTTTATAGAAAATTTTCTGATGTTAAAGAGTTTATGCAGGAGATAACAAGAATTAAGGGTTCTTAAGTGACATTCAATGTTAAAAGATTATTATCTTCTTTTTTTAAGGATCTATTCTCGATAATTTCACCAAGAAGGTGTTATTTATGTCATGGATTATCAGAAACTTGCCTTTGCGGAAACTGTATTTCAAATATGAAAATCCACAGAAACTCCAGTTCCAATTTCTATTCACTTTTCGATTTCTCAAAGGAGATGCAAAGAGCTTTATATCTTCTGAAATATGACCATAGAAAAGAGCTAGGATTTGAATTGGGAAAACTAATCGGCAAACGAATTCTTGAATATTTTAATAAAGAAGAAAATATTATTCTGGTTCCAATACCAATTCATAAGCATAAAAGATATATTCGAGATTACAATCAAAGTGAGATGATAGTAAAAGGAATTGTTGAGATTACAGGATGGAAAGATGGCAGTATGCTAGTCTCAAGAACTGTATTTACAAAATCTCAAACAACAATGAATAAATATCAAAGAAAAGAAAACGTTAGATCAGTATTCACCGTACATGAGCTTTCTGAAAAAAAGGCAACATATTTTATAATAGATGATGTAATTACGACTGGTGCAACTACTCTTGAACTGAAGAAAAATTTTGAAGAAAAAGGCATAGATAAAGTTGGAATAATTTCTGTGGCATCTCCACATAAAGATTT
Coding sequences:
- the nrdR gene encoding transcriptional repressor NrdR; translated protein: MKCPRCSSTDNKVIDSRVVKEGDAIRRRRVCLTCNSRFTTYEYVERSELSVEKSDGSLEDFDMNKVKRGINLALRKRVVDIDIDKLVREIYYDLADEFPEKVSSSKIGEAVMNKLKDIDEVAYVRFASVYRKFSDVKEFMQEITRIKGS
- a CDS encoding ComF family protein, with amino-acid sequence MKIHRNSSSNFYSLFDFSKEMQRALYLLKYDHRKELGFELGKLIGKRILEYFNKEENIILVPIPIHKHKRYIRDYNQSEMIVKGIVEITGWKDGSMLVSRTVFTKSQTTMNKYQRKENVRSVFTVHELSEKKATYFIIDDVITTGATTLELKKNFEEKGIDKVGIISVASPHKDFEEL